One window of Caldisericia bacterium genomic DNA carries:
- a CDS encoding NAD(P)-dependent oxidoreductase, whose amino-acid sequence MKVLVTGGFGNIGKYVVEELINRKLSVRILDLKTKKNLKLSKRLKGIEIYWGDITNRSDVINALKDINVVVHLAFIIPKISSTNFDINKQPKLAEKINIYGTKNLIECMKEVKSTDKIIFTSSVHVYGITQHLPPPRKVDDELNPNDLYSYHKLLCEKMLKESNLKYIIMRLGASITLDLKIVNFIRDLFEIPLDNRIEYVHPKDIAVAIANAIERDDLWYKTFNIGGGKSCQYLYKDFVSKILDAIGIGMFEETLFCKEYFAVDFLDTEESEKLLNYQKRNLNDYINDLKKALSYRKYLIKIFKPIIRYYIISKSPNYISKFIFKNS is encoded by the coding sequence ATGAAAGTTCTTGTAACGGGTGGATTTGGTAATATTGGTAAGTATGTGGTTGAAGAATTAATCAATAGAAAGTTAAGTGTTAGAATTTTAGATTTAAAAACAAAGAAAAATTTAAAATTATCAAAACGGTTAAAGGGGATAGAAATCTATTGGGGAGATATCACAAATAGATCAGATGTTATTAATGCTTTAAAAGATATAAATGTAGTAGTACATCTTGCATTTATAATTCCAAAAATTTCTTCTACTAATTTTGATATTAATAAACAGCCAAAATTGGCAGAAAAAATAAATATTTACGGAACTAAAAATTTGATAGAGTGTATGAAAGAGGTTAAATCTACGGATAAAATTATATTTACTTCATCAGTACATGTTTATGGAATAACTCAACACCTTCCACCTCCAAGAAAAGTGGATGATGAATTAAATCCAAATGATCTTTATTCTTATCATAAATTATTATGTGAAAAAATGTTAAAAGAATCAAATTTAAAATATATAATTATGAGATTAGGAGCTTCAATAACTTTAGATCTTAAAATTGTTAATTTTATTAGAGACCTTTTTGAAATACCACTTGATAATAGAATCGAATATGTTCATCCTAAAGATATAGCAGTTGCAATTGCAAATGCAATTGAAAGAGATGATTTATGGTACAAAACATTTAATATTGGTGGTGGAAAAAGTTGTCAATATCTTTATAAAGATTTCGTATCAAAGATACTTGATGCAATTGGAATTGGTATGTTTGAAGAAACTCTTTTTTGTAAAGAGTATTTTGCTGTAGATTTTCTTGATACTGAAGAGAGTGAAAAACTATTGAATTATCAAAAAAGAAATTTAAATGATTATATAAATGATTTAAAAAAAGCATTAAGTTATAGAAAATATCTTATAAAAATTTTTAAACCAATCATCAGATATTATATAATCTCTAAATCTCCTAATTATATTTCGAAATTTATTTTTAAGAATTCTTAA
- a CDS encoding TetR/AcrR family transcriptional regulator — MINKKTKGEITKRKIIEAATFLFNENGYENTSVQEICEKARVSKGAFFHHFPTKEFLFLEILNDFLEKLDKRMREIEKNSKNVTQAMIDMTKILEEIFVISENNFTIFLEFIKKAEKNEEIMKILSNQFNKFENYLENLIEKGKIEGSIKREINTKFFSSLIVLLSIGMILRKSLFKYNKVNLYKELFDFIFNSILGRQTL; from the coding sequence ATGATAAACAAAAAAACAAAAGGAGAGATTACTAAAAGAAAAATTATAGAGGCTGCAACTTTTCTATTTAATGAAAATGGTTATGAGAACACAAGTGTACAAGAAATATGTGAAAAAGCAAGAGTTAGCAAAGGAGCATTTTTTCATCATTTCCCTACTAAAGAGTTCTTATTCCTTGAAATTTTAAATGATTTTTTAGAAAAATTGGATAAAAGGATGAGAGAAATTGAAAAAAATTCAAAAAATGTCACTCAAGCAATGATTGATATGACAAAAATTCTTGAAGAAATTTTTGTCATATCTGAGAACAACTTTACAATATTTCTTGAATTTATAAAAAAAGCAGAAAAAAATGAAGAAATTATGAAAATTCTTTCAAACCAATTTAATAAGTTCGAAAATTATTTAGAAAATCTTATTGAAAAAGGTAAAATAGAAGGTAGTATAAAAAGAGAGATTAATACAAAATTTTTCTCTTCTTTAATTGTTTTGTTATCAATTGGAATGATTTTAAGAAAATCTCTCTTTAAATATAACAAAGTGAATTTATATAAAGAATTATTTGACTTTATTTTTAATTCAATTTTAGGGAGGCAAACTTTATGA
- a CDS encoding GlmL-related ornithine degradation protein, producing the protein MKIDLIVVEIGSTITKVNAFHKIKSKNPVYLGKGISYTTVNEGDITIGLNRAIEDLKNKLNTKKLTWSHMYGNSSAAGGLKMTVHGLVPEMTAKAAKEAALGAGAITKMVTAGLISQYDLKKIEEIKPNIILLSGGVDFGEKDIVLENAKRLSTLNIKPPIIYAGNIAIQEEVKKIFEEKNFKIYLTENVYPEIDKLNIEPVRRVIQKVFEEHIVHAPGMEKIRNFLEGEIIPTPGAVMNSFILLYEEIGDVMGFDIGGATTDVHSVTEGKIEKDSIVIYPEPLNKRTVEGDLGVYVSSQNVLSLFSELEKEKLSKYIKHIKPIPKTKYEIYITKKLGEMCLKTSLLRHVGEIRFLYTPSGKLKAIYGKDLRNIRYVIGTGGVLTQIPSMKKVMEDIFKGIIDERILVPKNPKILIDKNYIFSSIGTISKLYRDASKKLLIESIGLKDKMF; encoded by the coding sequence ATGAAAATCGATTTAATAGTTGTTGAAATTGGATCAACAATAACAAAAGTAAATGCTTTTCACAAAATCAAATCGAAAAATCCAGTCTATCTCGGCAAGGGAATTTCTTATACAACAGTCAATGAAGGAGATATAACAATTGGTCTTAATAGAGCAATTGAAGATCTTAAGAATAAATTAAATACTAAAAAATTAACTTGGTCACACATGTATGGAAACTCCTCAGCAGCTGGTGGACTTAAAATGACTGTACATGGCCTTGTCCCAGAAATGACTGCAAAAGCAGCAAAAGAAGCGGCCCTTGGTGCTGGAGCAATTACAAAAATGGTGACTGCAGGGCTTATATCTCAATATGATTTAAAAAAAATTGAAGAAATAAAACCAAATATAATACTACTTTCTGGTGGAGTTGACTTTGGTGAAAAAGATATTGTGCTTGAAAATGCAAAGAGGCTCTCTACCCTAAATATTAAGCCACCAATTATTTATGCTGGAAATATTGCTATTCAAGAAGAAGTTAAAAAAATTTTTGAGGAGAAAAATTTTAAAATATACTTAACAGAAAATGTTTATCCTGAAATAGATAAATTAAATATTGAACCAGTAAGAAGAGTAATCCAAAAAGTTTTTGAAGAGCATATTGTTCATGCCCCTGGAATGGAAAAAATAAGAAACTTCCTTGAAGGAGAAATTATTCCTACTCCTGGTGCTGTAATGAACTCATTTATTCTTTTATATGAAGAAATTGGAGATGTTATGGGATTTGATATAGGTGGTGCAACAACAGATGTTCATTCTGTAACAGAAGGAAAAATTGAAAAAGATTCAATTGTTATTTACCCTGAACCATTAAACAAGAGAACAGTTGAAGGAGATCTTGGAGTTTATGTTTCAAGTCAAAATGTTTTATCTTTATTTTCAGAATTAGAAAAAGAAAAGTTAAGTAAATATATAAAGCACATAAAACCTATTCCTAAAACAAAATATGAAATTTACATAACAAAAAAATTAGGCGAGATGTGTCTTAAAACCTCTCTTTTAAGACATGTTGGCGAAATTAGATTTTTATATACACCTTCTGGAAAACTTAAAGCAATTTATGGAAAAGATTTAAGAAATATAAGGTATGTAATTGGAACAGGTGGGGTATTAACACAAATACCTTCAATGAAAAAAGTGATGGAAGATATTTTTAAAGGAATAATTGATGAAAGAATTCTTGTTCCAAAAAATCCGAAAATTTTAATTGATAAAAACTATATTTTTTCAAGCATCGGAACAATATCAAAATTATACAGAGATGCATCAAAAAAACTCCTTATAGAATCAATTGGATTAAAAGATAAAATGTTTTAA
- the uvrB gene encoding excinuclease ABC subunit UvrB encodes MSEENFKLISQYKPKGDQPQAIEKLVEGIKKGYRFQTLLGVTGSGKTYTMANVIAQVNKPTLIICHNKTLAAQLYSEFRDLFPYNRVEYFVSYYDYYQPEAYVPQNDLYIEKDADINEDLVKLRHKTLRSLMERRDTIVVSSVSCIYGWDDPTEFLKGLIEVKVGEKLSRKELIKNLVMLQYERNDIDFSRGKIRVRGDIVDVYPIDTDYAVRIEFFGDTVDRIYLIDPLLSTKVEDLKSFIFFPAKQFLTTEERILRAVESIKKELKERVEYFLSQGKYLEAERLTQRTNFDIEMLLETGYVKGIENYTRHLSGRKPGEPPYTIIDYFPSDFLIFIDESHITVPQLRGMYNGDRSRKETLVEYGFRLPSCLDNRPLKYEEFLEKANQIIFVSATPSDYELSISEQVVEQLIRPTGLIDPEVEVRKSSGQIEDLIKEINERVKKNERVLVTTLTKRVAEDLATYLYERGIRVRYLHADIDTIKRAEIIRDLRKGEFDCLVGINLLREGLDLPEVSLVAILDADKEGFLRSHTSLIQMIGRAARNVSGKVIMYADEITESMKKAIDETNRRRKVQMEYNLKHGIKPETVRKAVKELIDLPYKEKEEFESFVKESEKYMSIEDIEALITQLEEEMYLKAETLEFEEAARIRDKIFELKKRLRTLAKKER; translated from the coding sequence ATGAGTGAAGAAAACTTTAAACTTATCTCTCAATATAAACCAAAAGGAGATCAACCTCAAGCAATTGAGAAGTTAGTTGAAGGAATAAAAAAAGGGTATAGATTTCAAACTCTCCTCGGAGTAACTGGTTCAGGAAAAACATATACAATGGCAAATGTAATTGCACAAGTTAATAAACCTACCCTTATTATTTGTCACAACAAAACTCTTGCAGCGCAACTCTATTCAGAATTTAGAGATCTATTTCCTTATAATAGAGTTGAATATTTTGTAAGTTATTATGATTATTATCAACCAGAAGCTTATGTTCCTCAAAATGATCTTTATATAGAGAAAGATGCAGATATAAATGAAGATCTTGTAAAGTTAAGACATAAAACATTAAGAAGTTTAATGGAAAGAAGAGATACTATTGTTGTTTCCTCTGTTTCATGTATTTATGGTTGGGATGATCCTACTGAATTTTTAAAAGGATTAATTGAAGTGAAAGTTGGAGAGAAACTCTCAAGAAAAGAGTTAATTAAAAATTTAGTTATGCTTCAATATGAAAGAAATGATATAGATTTTTCAAGAGGAAAAATAAGAGTAAGAGGGGATATTGTTGATGTTTACCCAATTGATACTGATTATGCGGTAAGAATTGAGTTTTTTGGAGATACTGTTGATAGAATCTATTTAATTGATCCACTTTTATCAACAAAGGTTGAAGATCTTAAGAGTTTTATTTTCTTTCCAGCAAAACAATTTTTAACAACAGAAGAAAGAATTTTAAGAGCAGTTGAAAGCATTAAAAAAGAATTAAAGGAGAGAGTTGAATATTTTCTTTCACAAGGAAAGTATCTTGAAGCAGAAAGACTTACACAAAGAACAAATTTTGATATTGAAATGTTACTTGAAACTGGTTATGTTAAAGGAATTGAAAATTATACAAGACATCTTTCAGGAAGGAAACCTGGTGAACCACCATATACGATTATTGATTATTTTCCATCAGATTTTTTAATCTTTATTGATGAATCTCACATAACAGTTCCACAGTTAAGAGGTATGTATAATGGTGATAGATCAAGAAAAGAAACTTTAGTTGAATATGGATTTAGATTACCATCATGTCTTGATAATAGACCACTTAAATATGAAGAGTTTTTAGAGAAAGCAAATCAAATAATTTTTGTATCAGCAACACCCTCAGATTATGAACTTTCAATTTCAGAACAAGTTGTTGAGCAACTAATAAGACCTACTGGATTAATTGATCCAGAGGTTGAGGTAAGGAAAAGTAGTGGACAAATTGAAGATTTAATAAAAGAAATTAATGAAAGAGTGAAGAAAAATGAAAGAGTTTTAGTTACAACTCTTACAAAAAGAGTTGCAGAAGATCTTGCAACATATCTTTATGAGAGGGGAATAAGAGTGAGATATCTTCATGCTGATATAGATACAATAAAAAGAGCAGAAATAATAAGAGACCTTAGAAAAGGAGAGTTTGATTGTCTTGTTGGAATAAATCTTCTTCGAGAAGGATTAGATCTTCCAGAGGTTTCTCTAGTTGCAATATTAGATGCTGATAAAGAAGGATTCTTAAGGTCTCATACTTCTTTAATTCAAATGATTGGAAGAGCAGCAAGAAATGTTAGTGGAAAAGTGATAATGTACGCTGATGAGATCACAGAATCAATGAAAAAAGCAATTGATGAGACAAATAGAAGAAGAAAAGTTCAGATGGAATATAATTTAAAACATGGTATTAAACCTGAAACTGTAAGAAAAGCAGTTAAAGAACTTATCGATCTTCCATATAAAGAAAAGGAAGAGTTTGAGAGTTTTGTAAAAGAGAGTGAAAAATATATGAGCATAGAAGACATTGAGGCTCTTATAACTCAACTTGAAGAGGAGATGTATCTTAAGGCTGAAACTCTTGAATTTGAAGAGGCTGCGAGAATTAGAGATAAAATTTTTGAATTAAAGAAAAGGTTAAGAACATTAGCCAAAAAGGAGAGATGA
- a CDS encoding PfkB family carbohydrate kinase, with translation MILSVILNPFVEEKVNVKKFQFGGKNQLEIISKKPSGRGINAARYIKELGGNVSVLSIIGGKNGEFIKESMLSEKIDFDYIISDEENPIHLEVFDERGIETDFYEKDPVISPIDVKNFENKFREKVKDYDIILLTDGTPNGICKDIFKHLIQISKDKDKLVIFDAKGEMLKEGLRAEPYIARIDKEDFDYLTGSNFISLTKRFKSYNEIKPEYFIISIDKGNIIFNYEDKFFNLLSKVILKENPYEFIKDTFIASLSYYLDEGVNFFDSLKYAFYISTKSTINKIEKPKNIVEVEKEILLREI, from the coding sequence ATGATACTATCTGTTATTTTAAACCCCTTTGTTGAAGAAAAAGTAAATGTAAAAAAATTTCAATTTGGTGGAAAAAATCAATTAGAGATTATAAGTAAAAAGCCAAGCGGAAGGGGAATAAACGCAGCAAGATATATAAAAGAACTTGGAGGAAATGTCTCTGTTTTGAGTATAATTGGGGGAAAAAATGGAGAGTTTATAAAAGAGTCAATGCTATCTGAAAAAATTGATTTTGATTACATAATTTCAGATGAGGAAAATCCAATTCATCTTGAAGTTTTTGATGAAAGAGGTATTGAGACAGATTTTTATGAAAAAGATCCTGTTATTTCCCCAATTGATGTTAAAAATTTTGAAAATAAATTTAGAGAAAAGGTAAAAGATTATGACATAATTCTTTTGACTGATGGAACTCCAAATGGAATATGTAAAGATATATTTAAACATTTGATCCAAATTTCAAAAGATAAGGATAAATTAGTAATTTTTGATGCAAAAGGTGAAATGCTTAAAGAAGGATTAAGAGCAGAACCATATATTGCAAGAATTGATAAAGAAGATTTTGATTATCTCACAGGTTCAAATTTTATTTCTCTCACTAAAAGATTTAAAAGTTATAATGAAATTAAACCCGAATATTTTATAATTTCAATTGATAAAGGAAATATAATATTTAATTATGAAGATAAATTTTTTAATCTTCTTTCAAAAGTTATTTTAAAAGAGAACCCTTATGAATTTATTAAAGATACCTTTATTGCTTCACTATCATATTATCTTGATGAAGGAGTAAACTTTTTTGATAGTTTAAAATATGCTTTTTATATTTCAACAAAAAGCACCATTAACAAGATTGAAAAACCGAAAAATATTGTTGAAGTTGAAAAGGAGATTCTTTTAAGAGAAATTTAA
- the folK gene encoding 2-amino-4-hydroxy-6-hydroxymethyldihydropteridine diphosphokinase, with protein sequence MEIFLSLGSNIEPKEFFLKKAIFYLREKIKIKKISSLYETEPWGYKEQDKFLNIVIQGESEEDPDNLIKFIKNVEKKVGRSENFKWGPREIDIDVILYGDKIIEKENLIVPHKFFEDRGFVVIPLFEINKYIINPKSKRKIDEIYERVDKKGVKKIESEDFFKDIYSEVNINLLDEKDFEIINLESINSTQDYLKENFSLNRLVISKIQTKGRGRKGAYWVSEKGGLFFSFSLKPFNYIYFLPILVTYSMANALKKLIDLNLKIKIPNDLYLNNKKVCGVISEGYFKDIVLQGEIIGVGLNVNQNKRDFPQDLIEKTTSLYIETNKFFFIDEILKLFLYELKRNLVDYENENLNHIIKDLEENFKIFEDPFIVKFNEKEIKVYGEKFIDYKNLKVKDLNGEGHVVSLHNIP encoded by the coding sequence ATGGAAATTTTTCTATCTCTTGGAAGTAACATTGAGCCTAAAGAGTTTTTTTTAAAAAAGGCAATTTTTTATTTAAGAGAAAAAATAAAAATTAAAAAGATCTCTTCTCTTTATGAGACTGAACCATGGGGTTATAAAGAACAAGATAAATTTTTAAATATTGTTATTCAGGGCGAAAGTGAGGAAGATCCAGATAATTTAATTAAATTTATAAAAAATGTTGAAAAAAAAGTTGGAAGAAGTGAAAATTTTAAATGGGGACCAAGAGAGATTGATATAGATGTAATTTTATATGGAGATAAAATAATTGAAAAAGAGAATTTGATTGTTCCACATAAATTTTTTGAAGATAGAGGATTTGTTGTAATTCCACTATTTGAGATAAATAAATATATTATAAATCCAAAAAGTAAAAGAAAAATTGATGAAATATATGAAAGAGTTGATAAAAAAGGGGTTAAAAAAATTGAAAGTGAAGATTTTTTTAAAGATATTTATTCAGAAGTTAATATTAATCTTTTAGATGAAAAAGATTTTGAAATAATTAATTTAGAAAGTATAAATTCTACTCAAGACTATTTAAAGGAAAATTTTTCTTTAAATCGTCTAGTAATTTCAAAAATTCAGACAAAAGGTAGAGGAAGAAAAGGAGCATATTGGGTTTCAGAAAAAGGCGGTTTATTTTTTTCATTCTCATTAAAACCATTTAACTACATTTATTTTTTACCAATACTTGTAACTTACTCTATGGCAAATGCTTTAAAAAAATTGATTGATTTAAATTTAAAAATAAAAATTCCAAATGATTTATATTTAAACAATAAAAAAGTTTGTGGAGTAATCTCCGAGGGATATTTTAAGGATATTGTTCTTCAAGGAGAAATAATAGGTGTTGGATTAAATGTGAATCAAAATAAAAGAGATTTTCCTCAGGATTTAATTGAGAAAACAACTTCTTTATATATAGAAACAAATAAATTTTTCTTTATTGATGAGATTTTAAAACTTTTTTTATATGAACTTAAGAGAAATTTAGTAGATTATGAAAATGAAAATTTAAATCACATCATCAAAGATTTAGAGGAAAATTTTAAAATTTTTGAAGACCCATTTATTGTTAAATTTAATGAAAAAGAAATTAAAGTTTATGGAGAAAAATTTATTGATTATAAAAATTTAAAAGTAAAAGACTTAAATGGTGAGGGGCATGTTGTTTCTTTACACAATATACCTTAG
- the iorA gene encoding indolepyruvate ferredoxin oxidoreductase subunit alpha: protein MKLKEIISNEIQKRVFLLGNEAFARGFIEGGGKLATTYPGTPSSEIGNVLSKVAKEVGFYFEFSTNEKTAFEVAASSSLSGLRSMTFFKHVGLNVAMDSFITSAYIGTIGGFVIISCDDPNMFSSQNEQDNRILAKFAGLPILEPRNPDEARKMVKYGFLLSEKYGIPVFIRSTTRLSHMRGIVQLEEIERVKRNQYFNKNPNRFVPIPANARVLHKNLVEKIKEIESESEISDFNFIIKNGRSYGIITSGISSNYVIDIVIKYNLPFDIFSIGFSNPIPKDKIKNFLESYENIIVVEELEPVIENEVRVLKEKNNLKTNIFGKDDNIFSTLYEYNPDRVKNYLFKFLGKEKERKIFKIENITPPLRPPVLCPGCPHRATYYAVFKVLRKLKIKDAIFPSDIGCYTLGIGKPFDMADTCYSMGSSIGVACGLSKSTQQKVIAFIGDSTFFHAGIPPLINAFYNKNDFLLFILDNGTTAMTGHQPNPGVGFDGMGEVAPIVKIEDLVKGIGIKFVKVVDPYNLSETMNAIEDALKQEGVKVIIARRECALIRDDRLRKEGVIIKYFINEDKCRNCLICVRQFSCPAIYIENDKVKINEVLCDGCGVCSEVCPFNAIEVIK, encoded by the coding sequence ATGAAATTAAAGGAAATTATTTCAAATGAAATCCAAAAGAGGGTATTTCTTCTTGGAAATGAAGCATTTGCAAGAGGTTTTATAGAAGGAGGAGGAAAATTAGCAACAACATATCCAGGAACTCCTTCATCAGAAATAGGAAATGTATTAAGTAAAGTTGCAAAAGAAGTGGGATTTTATTTTGAGTTTTCTACCAATGAAAAGACTGCTTTTGAAGTTGCTGCATCTAGTTCATTATCTGGTTTAAGAAGCATGACTTTTTTCAAACATGTGGGTCTTAATGTTGCAATGGACTCTTTTATCACTTCTGCTTATATTGGAACAATTGGTGGTTTTGTAATAATTTCCTGTGATGATCCAAATATGTTTTCATCTCAAAATGAGCAAGACAATAGAATTCTTGCAAAGTTTGCTGGTTTACCTATTCTTGAACCAAGAAATCCAGATGAAGCAAGGAAAATGGTAAAATATGGTTTTTTATTATCAGAAAAATATGGGATTCCAGTTTTTATTAGATCAACAACAAGACTATCTCATATGAGAGGTATTGTCCAGTTAGAAGAGATTGAAAGAGTTAAAAGGAATCAATATTTTAATAAAAATCCAAATAGATTTGTGCCAATTCCTGCAAATGCAAGAGTACTTCATAAGAATTTAGTTGAAAAAATTAAAGAGATTGAGAGTGAGTCGGAAATTTCAGATTTTAATTTTATTATTAAAAATGGTAGATCATATGGAATAATAACCTCAGGAATCTCGTCAAATTATGTAATTGATATAGTTATAAAATATAATCTTCCATTTGATATTTTCTCAATTGGATTTTCAAATCCCATTCCAAAAGATAAAATTAAAAATTTTCTTGAAAGTTATGAAAATATAATTGTTGTTGAAGAATTAGAACCTGTTATAGAGAATGAGGTTAGAGTTTTAAAAGAAAAAAATAATTTAAAAACAAATATATTCGGAAAAGATGACAATATTTTTTCAACTCTTTATGAATATAATCCAGATAGAGTAAAAAATTATCTATTCAAATTTTTAGGAAAGGAAAAGGAAAGGAAGATTTTCAAAATAGAAAATATAACACCGCCCTTAAGGCCACCAGTTCTCTGTCCTGGTTGTCCTCATAGAGCAACATATTATGCTGTCTTTAAAGTTTTAAGAAAGTTAAAAATAAAAGATGCAATATTTCCATCAGATATAGGATGTTATACACTTGGAATAGGAAAACCTTTTGATATGGCTGATACATGTTACTCTATGGGAAGCTCAATAGGAGTTGCCTGTGGTTTATCTAAATCAACTCAACAAAAAGTGATTGCTTTTATAGGAGATTCAACCTTTTTTCATGCAGGAATTCCTCCTTTAATTAATGCTTTCTACAATAAAAATGATTTTTTACTTTTTATTCTTGATAATGGAACAACTGCAATGACTGGACATCAACCAAATCCAGGAGTTGGATTTGACGGTATGGGTGAAGTTGCTCCAATAGTAAAAATTGAGGACCTTGTAAAAGGTATAGGAATAAAATTTGTTAAGGTTGTTGATCCATACAATTTATCTGAAACTATGAATGCAATAGAAGACGCTTTAAAACAAGAAGGGGTTAAGGTTATTATTGCAAGAAGAGAATGTGCATTGATAAGAGATGATAGATTAAGAAAAGAAGGAGTTATAATTAAATATTTTATTAATGAAGATAAATGTAGAAATTGTTTAATTTGTGTAAGACAATTTTCATGTCCTGCAATTTATATTGAAAATGATAAAGTTAAAATTAATGAAGTTTTATGTGATGGTTGTGGAGTTTGTAGTGAAGTTTGTCCATTTAATGCAATAGAGGTGATAAAATGA
- a CDS encoding indolepyruvate oxidoreductase subunit beta, producing MNEFNILIVGVGGQGVLKLAEMICEVSLLENKNALMSEIHGMAQRGGSVFSEVRIGDVLSPIFEDGEGDLMISLEPSEVLRYIHKLKRNSFILINDSEIIPFTVSLGISSYPKKEEIYKSLKDLTDKLYIINGTKLLEEKSIAYTLNSFMFGVFSYLNPLNFSLDNFYKVLEDNFKGKNLELNKISFEFGREKIKEFKI from the coding sequence ATGAATGAATTTAACATTTTAATTGTTGGAGTTGGAGGGCAAGGGGTTTTAAAACTTGCTGAAATGATTTGTGAAGTTTCTTTACTTGAAAATAAAAATGCATTAATGAGTGAAATTCATGGTATGGCACAAAGAGGTGGGTCTGTTTTTTCTGAAGTTAGAATTGGAGATGTCTTAAGTCCAATTTTTGAAGATGGTGAAGGAGATTTAATGATTTCATTAGAACCTTCTGAGGTTTTAAGATATATTCATAAATTAAAAAGAAATTCCTTCATATTAATAAATGATAGTGAAATAATTCCTTTTACTGTTTCTTTAGGAATTTCATCATATCCAAAGAAAGAAGAAATTTATAAATCTTTAAAAGATTTAACAGATAAACTTTACATAATTAATGGAACAAAATTATTAGAAGAAAAGAGCATCGCTTATACTTTAAACTCTTTTATGTTTGGAGTTTTCTCATATTTAAATCCGTTAAACTTTTCTTTAGACAATTTTTATAAAGTTCTTGAAGATAACTTTAAAGGAAAAAATTTAGAGTTAAATAAAATCTCATTTGAATTCGGAAGAGAAAAAATAAAAGAGTTTAAGATATAA
- a CDS encoding tagatose 1,6-diphosphate aldolase, with translation MEKRFLTPGKFKGLKRLADESGRFRMLAIDQRGSLRKMLSKATGKDTKEIKYEDMALAKRLVIEYLSPYFSATLTDPQYGLPEGIKFLDRDSALLLAIEESGTKEGGYKNREKLTPILEGWSVEKIKRAGADAVKLLLYYRPDSSPEIKEHQENIVRMVGNEAKRLDFPFVLEPMSYPFKDDEVENETNFIRRKPEIVLKTVEEFSKEEYGVDILKLEFPVDLKFVDDFSWGAFDGKERDAVFTIDDAYEFCESITETSRVPWVILSAGVDIEEFLINVEIASESGASGFLAGRAVWKEFTKFFPDSSSMSLWLKTTGVERYYKLVDASAKAVPFFEHPYFESFANIRIEDEGESWYLKYKDFKGEDSKEIKKGKEEY, from the coding sequence ATGGAAAAAAGATTTTTAACTCCTGGAAAATTTAAAGGATTAAAGAGACTCGCAGATGAGAGTGGTAGATTTAGAATGCTTGCAATAGACCAAAGAGGCTCTTTAAGAAAAATGCTTTCAAAGGCAACTGGGAAAGATACAAAAGAGATAAAATATGAAGATATGGCTTTAGCAAAAAGACTTGTTATAGAGTATCTTTCTCCATATTTTTCTGCAACTTTAACTGATCCGCAATATGGACTTCCCGAAGGAATAAAATTCCTTGATAGAGATTCAGCACTTCTTCTTGCAATTGAGGAGAGTGGAACAAAAGAGGGAGGATATAAGAATAGAGAAAAATTAACGCCTATTCTTGAAGGTTGGAGTGTTGAGAAAATTAAAAGAGCAGGAGCAGATGCTGTGAAACTTCTTTTATATTATAGACCTGATTCTTCACCAGAAATAAAAGAACATCAAGAGAACATCGTAAGAATGGTTGGTAATGAAGCAAAAAGATTAGATTTTCCATTTGTTTTAGAGCCGATGAGTTATCCATTTAAAGATGATGAGGTTGAAAATGAAACAAATTTTATTAGAAGAAAACCAGAAATTGTATTAAAAACAGTTGAAGAATTTTCAAAAGAAGAGTATGGAGTTGATATTTTAAAACTTGAATTTCCAGTAGATTTAAAATTTGTAGATGATTTTTCATGGGGAGCTTTTGATGGAAAGGAGAGAGACGCTGTTTTTACAATTGATGATGCATATGAATTTTGTGAATCAATAACAGAAACTTCCCGTGTTCCTTGGGTTATTTTATCAGCAGGAGTAGATATTGAAGAGTTTTTAATTAATGTTGAAATTGCAAGTGAGTCTGGAGCAAGTGGTTTTCTAGCGGGAAGAGCGGTTTGGAAAGAATTTACAAAATTTTTCCCCGATTCATCAAGTATGAGTTTGTGGCTTAAGACTACTGGTGTTGAAAGATATTATAAACTTGTTGATGCATCAGCAAAGGCTGTGCCTTTCTTTGAGCATCCATATTTTGAAAGTTTCGCAAATATAAGAATTGAAGATGAGGGCGAGAGTTGGTATTTAAAATATAAAGATTTTAAAGGTGAAGACTCAAAAGAGATTAAAAAAGGAAAGGAAGAATATTAA